Proteins found in one Rhizobium sp. BT04 genomic segment:
- a CDS encoding LysR family transcriptional regulator, giving the protein MDLSSIEIFLAVASDRSVTRAAKAVGRVPSNVTTRVQQLEEDLGVSLFSRDGKKMTLTREGETFLAYANRLMALALEARQAVRPLAPSGTLRVGTMESTAASRLPAALTQFRRMWPDVSLHLTMGASRDLARAVAADALDCALIARPPKTMRGEDEAFDAQIRGLEREPLFVEDLLIVLPPGHPPIKSAADLRVGAIAALEPGCTYRRIAENWARKSNALPTSELGSYHAILASVATGNTAGVMPKSVLDLMHWPPPVQAYQLGPVETLLVYRKNDRPSAFNAFHEVLSAGKGRDIRLATN; this is encoded by the coding sequence TTGGACCTTTCGTCGATCGAAATCTTCCTCGCCGTTGCCAGCGATCGCAGCGTTACCAGGGCGGCCAAGGCCGTCGGGCGGGTGCCGTCGAATGTGACGACGCGCGTCCAGCAGTTGGAAGAGGACCTTGGCGTTTCCCTCTTCAGCCGTGACGGAAAGAAGATGACGTTGACACGGGAGGGCGAGACCTTCCTTGCCTACGCAAACCGGCTAATGGCGCTTGCGCTTGAAGCGCGCCAGGCCGTGCGGCCTCTCGCCCCGTCGGGAACGTTGCGTGTCGGCACCATGGAAAGCACGGCGGCGAGCAGGCTGCCGGCGGCGCTGACGCAATTCAGGCGGATGTGGCCGGATGTGTCGCTTCATTTGACGATGGGCGCATCCCGCGATCTCGCCCGCGCCGTCGCGGCCGATGCGCTGGATTGTGCGCTGATTGCCCGCCCCCCGAAGACGATGCGCGGCGAAGACGAGGCTTTCGATGCCCAAATAAGGGGGCTGGAGAGGGAGCCGCTCTTTGTCGAAGACCTGTTGATCGTGCTGCCGCCCGGGCATCCGCCGATCAAGTCCGCTGCCGACCTCCGCGTCGGCGCGATTGCCGCTTTGGAACCCGGCTGCACCTATCGCAGGATTGCCGAAAACTGGGCGCGCAAGTCGAACGCCCTGCCGACCAGCGAACTCGGCTCCTACCATGCGATCCTGGCGAGCGTTGCGACCGGCAACACCGCCGGTGTCATGCCGAAATCCGTGCTCGACCTCATGCACTGGCCGCCCCCTGTCCAGGCCTACCAACTCGGGCCTGTCGAGACTCTGCTCGTCTACCGTAAGAACGATCGCCCAAGCGCATTCAACGCATTCCACGAAGTCCTCAGCGCTGGGAAAGGCAGAGATATCAGGCTGGCGACAAACTAG
- a CDS encoding tartrate dehydrogenase — translation MKTYKIALLPGDGIGRDVTEAAKAVLEKAAARNGFLFATSSYPWSCDYYLEHGSMMPGNGIKTLSSFDAILLGAVGWPRKVPDSVSLHGLLLPIRKAFVQYANIRPHRLLPGVQGPLRSDKFDILCIRENTEGEYSGAGGRVHQGTDSEVAVETSIFTRKGVERILRFGFEQARARRGKLASVTKSNAQRYSMVFWDEITQRLSAEYPDVEVTSYHIDAMAARMVMAPDSLDVVVASNLFGDILTDLGAAIQGGLGFAASANINPDRSAPSMFEPVHGSAPDIAHLGIANPIAAIWSGAMMLEHLGETTAAAKVMAAIEATTARGIGSVPGKDRTDAITSAVLSALD, via the coding sequence ATGAAGACCTACAAGATCGCCCTTCTGCCGGGAGACGGCATCGGCCGTGACGTGACGGAAGCTGCCAAGGCAGTGCTCGAGAAGGCGGCGGCACGAAACGGATTTTTGTTCGCCACATCAAGCTATCCCTGGTCCTGCGACTACTATCTGGAGCACGGCAGCATGATGCCCGGCAATGGCATCAAAACGCTGAGTTCCTTCGATGCCATTCTGCTCGGCGCCGTCGGATGGCCTCGCAAAGTGCCTGATTCCGTGTCACTGCACGGACTTCTGCTGCCGATCCGCAAGGCTTTCGTGCAATATGCCAATATCCGTCCGCACCGGCTGCTGCCGGGTGTGCAGGGACCGTTGCGGTCGGACAAATTCGACATCCTCTGTATTCGTGAAAATACCGAAGGCGAATATTCCGGCGCCGGTGGCCGCGTCCACCAGGGGACCGACAGCGAGGTGGCTGTGGAGACCTCGATCTTCACCCGCAAGGGGGTCGAGCGCATCCTGCGTTTCGGCTTCGAGCAAGCGCGTGCGCGACGCGGCAAGCTTGCCTCGGTGACAAAATCCAACGCCCAGAGATACTCGATGGTTTTCTGGGACGAAATCACCCAGAGGCTTTCGGCGGAATATCCCGATGTCGAGGTGACAAGCTACCATATCGACGCCATGGCCGCCCGCATGGTCATGGCGCCGGATAGTCTCGATGTCGTCGTCGCTTCAAACCTGTTCGGCGACATCCTGACCGACCTTGGCGCCGCCATCCAGGGCGGACTGGGCTTTGCAGCCTCCGCCAACATCAATCCAGATCGCTCGGCGCCGTCGATGTTCGAGCCCGTCCACGGCTCGGCACCGGATATCGCCCATCTCGGCATTGCCAATCCGATCGCCGCCATCTGGTCGGGCGCAATGATGCTGGAGCACCTGGGAGAAACGACTGCCGCCGCAAAGGTGATGGCCGCAATCGAGGCGACGACGGCACGCGGCATCGGCTCGGTTCCCGGCAAGGACAGGACGGATGCGATCACGTCGGCGGTGCTTTCGGCGCTCGACTAG
- a CDS encoding aldolase, with the protein MPDARLREEICRYGRSLFERGLTPGSSGNISLRLEDGGWLVTPTNASLGFLDPARISRLDAEGRLLSGDKPTKEIPLHTALYDTRGSARAIVHLHSTHAVALTMLPEIDPRAVLPPMTPYYLMRAGETALVPYYRPGDPDVADAIRGLAGKYSSVLLANHGPVVAGDSLEAAVFATEELEETAKLYLLLRNLNPRFLSPGQVADLVNTFGLDLPSHHHHDDD; encoded by the coding sequence ATGCCCGACGCGCGTCTGCGTGAGGAAATCTGCCGATACGGCCGCTCGCTGTTCGAGCGCGGGCTGACGCCCGGTTCGTCGGGCAACATATCGTTGCGGCTGGAGGATGGCGGCTGGCTGGTCACGCCGACCAACGCCTCGCTCGGCTTTCTCGATCCGGCACGGATTTCCAGGCTCGACGCGGAAGGCCGACTCCTGTCCGGCGACAAGCCGACCAAGGAAATTCCGCTGCACACGGCGCTTTACGATACGCGCGGCAGCGCCCGCGCCATCGTCCATCTTCACTCCACCCACGCGGTGGCGCTGACCATGCTGCCGGAGATCGACCCGCGCGCCGTCCTGCCGCCGATGACGCCATATTATCTCATGCGCGCCGGCGAAACCGCGCTGGTGCCGTATTACCGTCCTGGCGACCCTGATGTGGCCGACGCCATTCGCGGGCTGGCGGGCAAATATTCGTCGGTGCTTCTGGCCAATCACGGACCGGTCGTTGCCGGCGACAGCCTGGAAGCGGCGGTCTTCGCCACCGAGGAACTGGAGGAAACGGCGAAGCTCTATCTGCTGTTGCGCAACCTCAATCCGCGCTTCCTCAGCCCGGGGCAGGTGGCCGATCTAGTCAACACCTTCGGCCTCGACCTGCCATCGCATCACCATCACGACGATGATTGA